A segment of the Synechococcus sp. MU1643 genome:
GATTTCCTCAAGCGTCTCGATGTGTTCGCTGACGAAGCTGATCGGCACCACCACCAGATCGTTGGTCTTCGCTTGGCCCAATTCCTCAAGGGCCTCCTCGGTGTATGGCTTGAGCCACTCCACCGGGCCCACACGGCTTTGGTACGCCAGGGTGAAGGGGTTGTCGTGGCCCATCTGACCGGCCAACTCCTTCATAATCAAACCGGTGCAGGATTCGATCTCTTTTTGATAGGGGTCGCCGGCCTCTTCGACGTAGCTCTTTGGCACACCATGGGCGCTGAAGAAGACATGGGCCTTCGTGGGATCGTCGCTATTACGGACCTCTGTAGCTATCAGCTCGGCCATGGCCTTCACATAGCCCGGGTGGTCAAACCAGCTGCGGATGCAGCGAATCGGCAACTTCTCAAACGCGGGATCCGCCTGCCGCAAGCGCTGAAGCTCGCGGAAACTGGACCCACTCGTGCTGATTGAGAAATGGGGGTAGAGGGGAAGCACCACGACCTCATCCATGCCGTCGGCCTTGATATCCGCCACTGCGGATTCGGTAAATGGATGCCAGTAGCGCATGGCCACATAGCTGGTGGCATTGATGCCGCGCTGACGCAGCAAACTCTGAAGTTCCCGGGCTTGCTGCTCCGTGATTCGCCGCAGCGGTGATCCGCCACCGATGGAGCGATAGGCCTCCTGCGACTTGCCACTGCGCAAGGTGCTGATCAACCAAGCCAGCGGTTTCTGCAGCGCCGGGCTGGGTAGCCGAATGATTTCCGGATCGGCGAACAAGTTGTACAGAAACGGTCCAACGTCTTGGATACGCTCCGGGCCACCCAGATTCAGCAGGACGACACCGACGCGGGACATATCCATCAGAACGCTTTTCGGGGGTTGAGCGTAGCCGCCACAGACGCGATCCTTGGTTCCAACGACACATTTATGGAGTTCAAAAGTGCGCTGGAGACCGCCAATGCGCAGCTGGCGGCACGAGGGTCACGCCTGCGCATCGAACAGCGCGGACGACGCC
Coding sequences within it:
- the hemH gene encoding ferrochelatase, which encodes MSRVGVVLLNLGGPERIQDVGPFLYNLFADPEIIRLPSPALQKPLAWLISTLRSGKSQEAYRSIGGGSPLRRITEQQARELQSLLRQRGINATSYVAMRYWHPFTESAVADIKADGMDEVVVLPLYPHFSISTSGSSFRELQRLRQADPAFEKLPIRCIRSWFDHPGYVKAMAELIATEVRNSDDPTKAHVFFSAHGVPKSYVEEAGDPYQKEIESCTGLIMKELAGQMGHDNPFTLAYQSRVGPVEWLKPYTEEALEELGQAKTNDLVVVPISFVSEHIETLEEIDIEYRELATEAGVVNFRRVRALDTYSPFIEGLADLVATSLQGPEVSLDAAAELPNKVKLYPQEKWEWGWNNSSEVWNGRLAMVGFSAFLLELISGQGPLHALGLL